In Oncorhynchus masou masou isolate Uvic2021 chromosome 31, UVic_Omas_1.1, whole genome shotgun sequence, the sequence AGTATTGCTATGGTCATCGTTATTGCATCTgacctggcagactcactaaacacaagtaCTTAATttctaaatgatgtctgagtgttggagtatgcCGCTGGCTATCTGCTATACTTTTACTTCTGATAGATAAGTATATTTTTCTTAATTGCATCTACTGTTGATACTTAAGTCACTaaacagtacatatacagtaccagtcaaaactttggacacacctactcattcaaaggtttttatttatttttgactattttctacattgaagaataatagtgaagacatcaacactatgaaataacacatggaatcatgtagtaaccaaaaaagtgttaaacaaatcaaaatatattttaataggGAACAACATTGCATCCTTCAATATTGTTGGAAAagccaggtgaagctggttgagagaatgccaagagtgtgcaacgctgtcatcaaggtaaagggtcactactttgaagaatctcaaatataaaatatattttgatttgtttaacactttttttggtactacatgattccgtatgtgttatttcatagttttgatgtcttcactattattcaacaatgtagaaaaaggtaaaaaataaagaaaacccctggaatgagtaggtgtgtcaaaacttttgactggtactgtatatttaaaaccaaatatttttaGACATTTGCTCAAGTAGTATTTCACTCGGTGACTGACTTttaagtcattttctatgaaggtaacTTTACTTTAACtataattgggtactttttcaaccactgtccctaccccattgaagttgacatttaaaatggttgaagtaaggttagggttaggtaagggttatggttaggtaagggttatggttaaggttaagggtagggtaggggttaaggttagagtatgGGTATGGATGTTCCAAGGATCCCTGATTGCAGTATCCACAGGAGAATAGTGGGCTACCTGCAAGTTAGAGAGATTCTCTGAGTTTAGGACACAAATGCAACAAATAAATTGACTGTAGGGCCTACTTATGATTACAAATATAGTCTTACTTTAGAGACAGTAATTTAACTTTAATAAAATTATAAATTAgattgtatatgtgtatatatgtgtgtgtgtgtgtgtgtgtgtgtgtgtgtgtgtgtgtgtgtgtgtgtgtgtgtgtgtgtgtgtgtgtgtgtgtgtgtgtgtgtgtgtgtgtgtgtgtgtgtgtgtgtgtgtgtgtaagacttGGACTCCCTCTGCTGGCCATTGATGTATGCCTATCTGATATGAGTGAAAATGGACACGAGCAAAAATCTCTgaatgtttaataacatagtataATGTACATGTTTAATAGTATTATCATGATATACATGTTAATGTCCTGGATACATAATGCGTCTTAAATTCTTTAAACAGTCGAGGAGGGGGTTTTGGGTGGCACGAGTGGTGGTATTGTTAGAAAGTTAGTGGGGGTTGAGTAAGGCTTGATAGGGTTGCATACCAGTAAAGTATTGGGGGGTTAAGGAGTGGGATTGCTGATGAGGGTTCATGAGTGGTGGATGGGTATCAGGTATTTTGGAGTGGGTAAGTGGGCAGcagtagaggctgctgaggggaggacagctcataataatggtcgGAAGGGAGTGACTGGAATGGCATctaacacctggaaaccatgtgtttgatgtgtttgataccattccactgattccgcatTAGCCGTTAGCACGAGCACGCCCTCCCCAATttggtgccaccaacctcctgtggtgggTAGGAGGGCAAAGTCAGTCTGCTACATAGAGCTGCCTAGTAatgtgacatcacttcctggcAGCCAGTTCAGCGTTGACTTGATCCTCAGTTTTGAGGCCATGCCATTGGGCGATGGGTCTGCGGGGGTTGGCCAGCATGTCTGACCAATGACGGCATCATTCTCCCCAATAGTCCAACACTGTCACTTCTACCTGCACCTtctacacacagagaaacacagacctCTGCTTGAAGGGTTGATCAATCATAAAGGAATTCATTGTAAGGgataagtgagagagagggagagagagagagagagtgtgtgtgtgggtgggggggggggtgtaccttTATCTGGTCGAAGGGCACCTCAAAGCTGAAGGACTCATTGCAGTAAGGATGAGAGTGTTCTTCTTGATGCTGTTTTTCTTCTTCAGTCTTTTTCCATTCTGCAGTAGGTGGATCTTTGCATAGGGGtctaacagaggagacagagatcaaCCTAACACAAAAACactctcactttctgtctctctctgtctctctctctctctctctctctctgtctctctctctctctttctatctctctctctctctctctctctctctctctctctctctctctctctctctctctctctctctgtctctctctcacactcacacacacccagctCACCCGACAGTCCTCCTACGTCCATcttcttttgttttttttgcctCGAGGACAACGATGCTTAATTTCCCTGCTGTAGGAACAtatctcagagacagacagatatcacCCAGCTGctctgactggagagagagagtgccagagGTAAGTGCTTTGTGACTTTCTTTCCTATATAtttcttccttctctctttttTACTCTGTCTATCCTCCTGGTCTCTCCATTctcacctcctctttctctgccttCTTCAGCTCCCGCCACTCATGTATCATCTGACTGAAGTCCAGGCTGCACATTGGTACTCGTAGTGCTCCAATCGCGTCATGTTTAGAGAAACGGTCAAAGtcatacactgtcatcaccagaGTCCTGCCTCCCAGCTCACTGTACAGTAcctacatacacatacagtatatatacacacacacacacacacacgcacgcatgcacacagacacacacacacaaaaatgttgTTGAAtgtggggtcagggttagggtttagaggtcagaggttggagattaggggttatggttaggctaCCTTGAAGGTGAAAGTCTTATTGAAGGTTGGGTTGTGTGTCTTCCTGTGGACTTTAGTCTCAAACTTCCTCTTCTTGTCTGGTAGAGTTTAACATACGGGTCTGAACTTCCCCCCACATCATCACAAGCCTGCAGGATACCTACTACCATCTATAAACGGGAAAGGGGGGAAAAGGGGGGCAGACGGTATGGAGAAGACCCACAGCTATAGCATGTGTCTGATGGAATAATATTTGGTACTCAGAGAACACGGTGAGAACTCCTTGTTCCTGCTCCGCAGGACATTGGTTAGCAGAATCAGATGTGTTAGAGCAGGGATCGAACAAGGAGTTCTCACCGTGTTCTCTTTGAAGTTGTAGTTCAATGAGAACTCCAGTCTGCCTAACTTCACTTCCTCTTTAGGCTCCTCCTCCCTGCCAGTCAATCCAGTCTCTGTGTCACCCTCATCCTTTAGGGgctacaggacacacacacaaacacacagaaaaccTGATACATACTAAGCAGCAGACCTACACAGGTTATAAACCGTATTCAGGATCGGTGGGACCCCTACGGGACGGTTGacctaacgtaggctaatgcgattagcatgaggttgtaagtaacaagaaaatttcccaggacatagacatatctgatattggcagaaagcttacattcttctTAATCtagctgcactgtccaatttacagtagctattacagtgaaataataccatgctattgtttgaggagagtgcacagttttgaacatgaaaagttattgataagcaaattaggcacatttgggcagtcttgatacacaattttgaacagaaatgaaatggttcattggatcagtctaaatctttgcacatacactgctgtcatctagtggccaaaatctaaattccacctgggctggaataatacattatgccctttctcttgcatttcaaagacgatggtagaaagaaaatacaaaagaacggctttgttttttctttgtattatattttaccagatctattgtgttatattctcctacattcctttcacatttccacaaagttCAAAGTGttccctttcaaatggtaccaagaatatgcatatccttgcttcagggcctgagctacaggcagttagatttgggtatgtcattttaggcaaaaacaaaaaaaatcctcAAGAGGTTGTTGCTTTACTCCTCGCTATTTATTAAAAGTTTGTGTGTAGCCCTCCACAGAAAGTTGATATtacacaatgtctctctctctgtgtgtgtgtgtgtgtgtgtttgtgtacctcAGAGTTGTCTCCCTCCAGCTCAGTCTCCGTGTTCAAGCtgttctttcccttcctctcctatGTTAGCATACTGAGACTTCAGCAGGAGACATCTACATTCCAACTGGATGACTGGTATTAATGTATACATGTCCCTGTGTAACTGCGCATGCATTTATGACATAGGCATTACTGTATGTGTGATTGTGCGTGCATATACTGAAAACCGGAATGCATTATGTTTCCGGTGGTTGATACCGTTTTGTCTCATATTGACTCTATGTATAGATGCTGCTGCCTGAATTAGAACTGTAGGATGCGGTTTCTGCAGCAACGCCGGTATCAAGTTCTGGCCCCACCCAGAGATAGAGATGCAGattcacacacatactgtacacacacacacatagagctTAGACCTCTGTGGAGCATTGTGACTTCAACTCTGTTGTTCACCTTGCTGATGATTCGTTGGACAGGGACGTTGTATTGATCTGTGTGTTGATTCATGTCTTATAgggaattataaactgggtggtttgagccctgaatgctgattggctgacagccgtggtttatcagactgtataccacgggtatggcaaaacattttttttttaatgctctaattacattggtaaccagtttataatagcaattaggcacctcaggggtttgtgatatatggccaatataccagggctaagAGCTGTGTCCAGGCACGCGATGCATTGTgcagaacagcccttagctgtggtatattggccatgtaccacacACCCTCGTGCCTAATTGCTTAAATGTACTCTGTGATTGGAGGCACTATAAGAGGGTCATTCATTTAGATACACCCACAGCTTTCTATTCCAGTTTCATTTTTAGAAGAAACTGAATAATAATTTAATATAACGTCTTGGTTGATCCGATGGTTCTAAAATATGTGGAAACAGATATTTTATTTAGATTGGTCTAAAACTTTTCACCCTATATAATACATAGCACCCAATGGTTCATTATATTTCTAttaaagcaaccccacacatcgGTATTCCACAAAATCCTTTTAATCAGAAAAACACTTCTCCATATGATTGGTAACAGCACACACACTGTCGACAAATAGGTGACAATGTATGTACAGGGCAGTCACCAGTGACAGGCATGGCACTGCattgtgtgtaaaaaaaaacCCAGctatatcatatacattatataAAACAACGCAAACACTTTACTAGAAGCCTCTGTCATAAGGGCTACATAACATGTCATAAACAATCATACTGTGTCAATTTATCACAACTGATTTTACACCAACAGTCATGACTGTTTATGATATTATGGCAGTGTTAAATAGCCCTTATAACAGAGAGTTTAAGTCAAGTTGAACCAGACCAATAACAGTGGTTATAGATGGTCATACAGTGAGGGGCATTATACAGTTATGACAACGATAACTAAAGAAGCCTGAGGGGAAATCTGACTTTAATAATCCTCCAAACATAGTGTAGTATGTGTATGATTGTGTAGTGTGGCACAGCATAGAATTCAGCAGATTCCAAAATAAAACAGGATGTCCCAGCACAGAATATGTACTAGCACAGAATATGTTGCGCAAATACAGGGACTAGATCAGAAATGTATGACCCAGGAGGTTCTCGGACTAAAGTTGAGAAACCCCTAATTAAGCATCACCAAGGGACTAAAACCTGCACACAGGGGTCACAGAGGACCGCTATTGGCCGATGCATGAAGATTGAGGCACACTCTTGGATTACACCACTAACCCTGGCAGGATTGGCCACATTGCTGGTCTGCGTATCAACTCGAAGTGCCCCCCCCCTGTTATAGCTCCCCTTCATAGTGGCCAATCCTGCCAGGGTTAGTGGTTGTAATCCAAGGAGTGTGCCTGAAAATCTTCATGCATCAGCCAATAGCAGTGCATAGCAGAATACACACGCAGCtatttatattttacctttattaaactaggcaagtcagttaagaacaaattcttattttcagttacggcctaggaacagtgggttaactgcctgttcaggggcagaacgacagattgtaacttgccagctcggggatttgaacttgcaacctccggttactagtccaacgctctaaccactaggctaccctgccgcccctatacacacacaccagggttgaAATCAATTCAATTAGTTTCctattacattttatttcactTCCTAAATTGAACACTGAATTGACCCCAACACGCAGTTCGGCACATAATTGCATGCACGATATTGTTTTTGTAACCTTGTTTGAACAAACACTGTCTTCTataaatctttttttttaaatttttataacAAAGTTGCTCTGCAAACAAAAAGACAAGCCAAAGGAAATATCCTTTCCATTGTCCGAGAGGGTGGTGGAGGCAGAGCTGGAACAAGGTGTCCTGATTGTGTACTACTTAGTACAAAGTAATGCATTCACTAGTGTGTATAATAGGCCAGGAAATCAAATAAATTGTCCTTGGCATCAGAGTGAAAAACTCCATCTCAAATGTCACTccatatagtgcgctactttaaaATTGAGATTTTAAATTCCATGACTGAGTTGAAttggaattgagcccaacccaGTATGGGAAGTAGAAGGGTTAGAATTCATCGTGTCTTGCCAAGGCTTCTCCAAAGTCAGTAGCCTGGCTACCAACGAAGAGGTCATACTTCTCAACGATCTCTGCCTTTGTCAGTTTGCCATCCTACAAAGGgagaataaataaataagtgTTTCAGTATTTGCttaaatgcacacacacaacgCAGGCAACTAGCTCAAACATCAACATGTGTATACCTTGTCATTATCTGACTCGTAGACCAAGTGTTTGGCTTCTGCCTCTGCGTGATCATAGTCTGAAGGCAGGATCCAGTCTTTGGTCTCCTCCTTGTCCATGCGGCCATCTTTGTTTGTGTCTCTGAACTCAGtaaactgttctctctctgtcctcacccaCTCTGGCTCTGACGGATCCCCCTCTTGGTTATACATGTCACCTTGAGGatgggagagaagggaaaggaagggagagaaatGTTAATGAACCGCTCTCTGTTCTCACCCACTCGGGCTCTGCTGATGCTATAAATCGCACCTATGTCCTCCTCCAGGTGTAATAACGCCATGTATTATAGCAGGCATTAAATAACCCATGTACTTCTCCAGATGTTATAACTTACCTATGTACTCCTCCAGGTCTATAAAGCCGTCTCCATTCTTATCAATGTCCTCCATGGTCTCCTACAGGAGGGTGATGGCACAAAGATGTTTGAAGGTAGCCCAGCAGTAACaacttaaatgttttatttattgtcTATAACCTACCAGTACAACTATATCCTTCATATGGTCGTACTCCTCAGGATGGAGGAAGGCTGTAAACTCCTCTTTATTGGCCTTCAGGTCAGCATCCAGGTCAGACATTTTGAATCTCCTCTCATCACGTGAAATCATCTGTCTGAAGCTGAAGCCATCCTCTGGGTCTGGATCATCTAAAAGGTCACACACACCAATTAGAAAAATCAGACCTTCCAATAAAAAAAAGGCACTGGTCAGGAGTCATAGATTACATTCTTATACTCCTTTCAGAGTGTCCTCCGTACCCATAATGTATCCATATGTAGCATTCTTGTACTCCTCCCAGGACACAAGTCCATCTCCATTATGGTCATGACCTTTCCACTGGCGGTCCACATCCTCATAGATCCACCTCTTCTGACTGTGTTTGATCCACTTTTTCATCTCTTCTACTGACACATACCCATCCCTGTCCTCATCTATATGCTCTACCAacatactgtagggagagagagatggcgtgtTAAACCATCTTTTCTATACAAATCAATTTCTCAATTCTATACAAATGTAGCTGCTAGAGTGTGTTACCCAAGTCTCTCCTTGCTCTCCTCTGGTGTAAGCTGATCGAAGGTCTTGGCCTCGTCCTGTCCTAGAAACGCCTCGTGGTCGTAATCAAAGTTCTCTGCATCTTCATGGTCGCGGTTGCTAAGCGGGTCGTCATGGTGGACGCGGTCCTTTTTCTCGATGGTGGGTTTACTAAAGGCATAGACCACGCACAGCGCAAAGCACATGACCAACGGCCGCAGCTCCATAatctggcacacatacacacaggagcGAGAGAAGAGTTAACTTGGTTTACTACACAACAATATCGTTTGTGACAGTGCGTTTAGTTGACAGGAATTCGTCATGACTTTCCTGAGTTTAACTAATTCGGAGTTTCCCTTACTCATCTGTGGGTTCACCGTTTCTGGCTAAAATAAACAGGGTAGCTAGCTAATTTGTGAGTGCTAGGACGTATTCATTACGGAAACCGTTTAAGAACCTAACAGAGTAAAACAAGAATTTCTATCGAACAAATTCAGGTACGTCACTCCACGTTCCGTTTGTTTCCGTTTAAAAagcgttttgcaacagaatcggtgtaatgaatacacccttgGTACCGGTGCAGTTTGCAAGCTAGCCAGACATCAGTTGTTGTACTAAATGCGAGATGTCATTTGCACTGcctacttcagtgtgtgtgtaatgttacaATAACTAAGCAGGGGGGGAAAGCATAGATGAACTGTGCATTTACTAACCCTGAAATAGATACTTTACTCACCACCGGTCTTTCTGAAAAGTCTTTCGATTTTGAATATCTAGCTACTCCGGATACACACCCATCGTTTCCGGTCCTAAAAATTCAACCAGCCAACAGCGTTACATATGCGTTTGTGCCATGCCGCTTGTCCATTGGTCCACTTCAGGAAAGCTTCGGCCTTGTGATTGGTCAATAACCGCCACGTCCTCAAGCTATAAGCAATGGAACGCGGTTTGGGTCTTTGCTGTCAAAAAcgatacacgtcaaataacactatttgacatgtcaaataagATTTTTGACCAATCAATCAGGACacgaatatgactgcacgtcacataataatttaacgccttcatacatttttttcaaatgttgttttttacgtAGATATTGTACATTGATTACACATTCACATTTCATGTCACAACAATTCATCAATACGTATGCTATGACACTGGTAAAGTTGTTTTGCGCTCCTACGGTGCTGGTCATTTAAAAGAAAGCTAGCTAgttcatggatgcaaacaatgttcttccccaaaacatagaaaacgACATCTGTTTCAGttgctatatagttagctagctaggtgtcatcatctaaaataacccgaATGTATAAGAGAGTTCTTATTTATTTAATGGTGGTCGGGTCCAtgtatgtgaagctagccaccaTAAGGAATAGCTACAATAGTGTattttgcggttagccttcaaaataaacgtatgtcattgacagtgatgcaaatgaatacaaatagtagaattatgccataattgaTTAGATCATGCTAAACGAGGTTATAATGTTatagaaaataaacaaacaacaatAATTTTCTAATTTGACAAAAATCTGTTTGAAATCACACTGGAGTATTGCATAGAgggcatacttatttcactgtacagccttacctatggattgtggatcaatgacatggggtatcagtctactcagtgacacgcAGAGAACATTAGCGTCGAAGCTCTAAttgcgggactctgaaacaactgtgaaTTGAGACACATTTTTTGTCAacctatgtgtattgaacactattccaAAGGAAACACAATACTGGGTTGATGTTTTGGAGTCTAATAACTCTAACTAactgggggaaaaaaatattgGGTTTTGAGTAGACTGATAgcccatttcattgatccccaatccttaggtaaagttgtacagtgcaatatgaatgtctaTACACACACTAGGCTGACTGGGGTTTGCTTCACGTGGCTAATGATGCTCGACCGGACCTGGTTATgggttgtgaagctagccacaataaggattaggcataatagtggaatttgcagtttgccttcaaaataaaggtACCTCTTTGAAAGTGATGCTGAAGGTTACAATTGGCTGGAATCATGGCATATTTAGATtagataatgttaaacaaggttggaatgggAAACAATGGAATGAAGTaccagtctactcagtgacaccgacagaacacaactgtgaagcgTTTACGCAAATATTAGCATTGTAGATCTTATCGCGGtactgtgactgtgtgaaatcacCTTATAAaggttagctttgggcaacagggttaagtagctggctatctagctaatacttactcacaaggattcctaaatcattcctaagaataatgaaaatgactgcagtctctagtggtcattgttttcaggctgatTGTATTGGTGCAAGCTCGGTACCCCAGACGTTGCAGTCGAACAAATAATGCCCTATTACGTGGTATTGTAAACGcatcgttcgtggccggtgtttgcttATTTGCAGACATTTTGTACAACTTTGACagctactgatagtagtggtggcgctTGCCTTGAACGTACAAATTCAGAACACAACATTCTAGAATATAAGTGTTATTTTACGTGTCAAAGTAAAAGCTAATTTGAAGTGTATattttgacatgcaaagacccaaacgcgTTCCACAATAAGTATGTTAAACAAATTCACCTTCCCCATTCATGCAAATCAGCAGCACTTCAGGCAGTGAGCGATGAATTATCAAACACAACATTTATAGGTATTACGTATTTATTTTCACAACACAAACTttaatttgtttttttaaactgcacCACACAACCAAGTTTAATAGTAAGTCCTACATTAGTGCATCCCCTCTCAAACTGCATACACATCTCATCATCAATCAATGACATTTTGACTGAGTGGGGATGTTCAGAAATTAAAGAATCCCATTTCAGAGGTCaccataataaatatatatactgtaggataGAGATGTAAGCAATGCCAGGCTTCTGgaaagaatgatttttaaatggaccaCCCTTGGCCGGAAATTCATCCCGAGAttattgtgttttcagccaccggtagcttgtgggtgctttatatgcgctacagtcaattatgagtGCATGTCTACTAATATTAAAGACATAATTATTAATATACGCCTACTGTATGAGAGCAAGGAAATTAATTAGgtaactaacgttagcctgccaaactggaaaatgttttattttgacaatttccaaaagataaccaaacaaaaacacatttactttttACGAGACGTGTTTGTGCATTAGTTGCACAATTTCTAATTTATTTGCATtcgtttttacttacacttgtatgcTGACTTCGccattgatgttgtttttaagtGTTCGCAGACTTTTGTTAGCGGATGTACAATCGTcgcaaattgaattatggggagTTTCGGGGCCAggagtgaacataattgtacactcgcaaagccgactaaaaacgagggctgaggggcttgcgttgcaaacttcccttgcttggctaatcatttggaaCGCCCGCCAAGATGGCaacggggattcccccaagggcataaggcaaTGGAAAGTGGACGAGGGTgagtcttttaagtgtttggaccgTAACCCGTGAAAATGTTTGTCCCTTGGCTACTGCGGTAGAAGTGcacatccaagaaggctcaaggtcattggccacagataaaatcgTGTTATATGtgcagtagctttgattggactgatcatgtcaacatcatactttcacaaTCTTAATTAGCAATCATcacatgaatcaagtcgacaatatACTAGCAAATCccttttaatccttgtcatatgaagataaataataAAGATAAATTATAGGTAAAACGTATCGGTACTCATcgaccattggacataaacattacacaagttggacatcgcaaattcaacaatgagtggaacgaatcagtgacagtggctgtGTGGTGGTCCCATATCGGGGATTAAGGGTCTcatttccaagtttaaaatgataaacattcaacattggccatgctgtcaattaagCATGATTTGTGCTGCGCTCAAAACAACTCGGAGGCCCGcggcaccaccttcctgttcaagtgagcacagcacgaACAttgtgagtccaaaaatgtattgtatgctgctgcatgaattgtaatatgccagggaaatatgtatactgtagctaagaaagtaataagTGTATATTGTGTAGTAAAATGTTAGTAGGCCATGtgtctcaccctaataatttggtctatttgcTCCTCTTCATTTTGCCTCTAAAgttacgtccgtcctagctctctctaatgtcttaatcaaaattacggattgcctcttatctgcatGTGTCACAAGGAGACCAAGCCGCAGCTTGATGAGAATATATTcctctttattaaagaaccactTACACAAACTAACGTGACGCTATAAACACTGGtgctgacacaggcaactaatagatagacaataacccacagataaaccaaggaatatggctacctaaatatggttcccaatcag encodes:
- the LOC135524334 gene encoding calumenin-B translates to MELRPLVMCFALCVVYAFSKPTIEKKDRVHHDDPLSNRDHEDAENFDYDHEAFLGQDEAKTFDQLTPEESKERLGMLVEHIDEDRDGYVSVEEMKKWIKHSQKRWIYEDVDRQWKGHDHNGDGLVSWEEYKNATYGYIMDDPDPEDGFSFRQMISRDERRFKMSDLDADLKANKEEFTAFLHPEEYDHMKDIVVLETMEDIDKNGDGFIDLEEYIGDMYNQEGDPSEPEWVRTEREQFTEFRDTNKDGRMDKEETKDWILPSDYDHAEAEAKHLVYESDNDKDGKLTKAEIVEKYDLFVGSQATDFGEALARHDEF